The Heyndrickxia acidicola sequence GATTTGAGCCAGGGCAGTTTCCTTCCCAACTTTTTTTGCTCTAATCTTTAAATATCCATTTTTATTAATCGTTGCCCCAATTGCGTTATCGCCAATTGATTTATCAACAGGAATACTTTCACCTGTTATCATGGATTCATCGACGGCAGAATTACCTTCGACAACTACACCGTCAACAGGTATTTTATTTCCTGGCTTAACAAGTACAATGTCGTTTATCCCCACTTGATCAAGAGGAATCTCTAGTTCGACTCCCTCCCTTTCCACTAACGCTGTTTTGGGCTGTAATCCCATCAGCTTTTTAATCGCTTCTGAAGATCTTCCTTTGGCTTTTGCTTCAAACAGTTTCCCAAGAAGAATTAAGGTAATTAAAATAGAACTTGTTTCAAAGTACAGCTCGGTTGATCCCTGTGAACCGATTGAAAGGATTGTTAAATACAAGCTATAAAAGTAGGCTGCTGTAGTACCAAGTGCAACGAGCACATCCATATTGGCACTTTTATTTTTCAAAGCCTTGTAAGCTCCGATATAAAATTGTTTTCCGATAAAAAATTGTACGGGTGTTGCTAGCACTAACTGAACCCATGGATTCATTAATAGATTGGGAACATAGATGAAAGATGTAATGCTGAAGTGACTCACCATTACCCATAATAATGGGAGTGATAGAACAGCTGAAAAGATAAATTTGTTTCTTTGCTTCTTAATTTCTTTTTCTTTATGATCAACGGCTTTATCTCCGCTGTTTTCATCTTTTAGTGAAGCGTCATAGCCCAAACTTTGAACTTTCTTAATAATATCTGCTGTTGAAATTTCAGATGAATTATATTCAACCGTTGCATTTTCCAAGGCAAGATTTACGTTGGCCTTCGTTACCCCATTAAGCTTATTTAACCCTTTTTCAATCCTGTTAGCACAAGCAGCACATGTCATGCCTGTGATCATAAAATCACTTTTATCCAGCTCGACATTGTAACCAAGATTTTTGACTTTCACTTGGAATTCTCCTACATTTGTCACTTCAGGATTAAATTTAATTTTTGCATTTTCTAAAGCAAAGTTTACATTCGCTTCATTTACACCTTCAACCTTATTTAATCCTTTTTCAATTCGATTTGCACAAGCAGCACACGTCATTCCGCCAATTTGAATTTGAACTTCTTTTTCTTTCACACTCATATTATTTTTCACCTTCCTTCATTATACCTCATAGGGGTATATTTTATTAAAAAAGAAAACATGCATTAAGCATGCGCACGTTCCTTGATAACATCATATCCTTGGTCATCAATGGTTTCTTTGATCGTATCGAGTGAAACTTTTTCTATATTGTATTCTATATCTACTAAACTTTCGCTTAAGTGTACTTTTACCTCTTTAACACCCTCTAAAGCACCAACACTTCCTTCAACTGCTTTAACGCAATGACCACATGACATTCCTTGTACTTCTAAAGTGATTTTTTCCATTCATAACACTCCTTTATTTTTTTAATAACCGTTGGACAGTTCCTAAGAATTCATCCAACACATCTGTATCTCCTTGATTAAGCCGATCCAGTACGCATCCTTTTAGATGACCTTCTAAAAGAATTTTTGCTACACTATTCAATGCAGATTGCGTAGCAGCGATTTGATTAATGACATCATCGCAGTAAGTATCTTTTTCAATTAGTCCTTTTATTCCTCGTACCTGGCCTTCCACTCTATTTAGACGTGTGACTAAATTTTTCTTAATTTTATCAGAATGGTGGCTATTCTTGTCACTGTGTTCTAGAGGACGCTCAAAATTTTCATTATTTTCCATAACAATGCCTCCTTTATATATTCATTTTACCATACCCCCCTACCCTATGTAAAGGCGTTAATTAGAATTCATTTGTACTATACAATTTCACATATCCCCTTTCTAAAGAGTATAAACCTGTTAAAAGAGTTCCCATTTTAAGAACTAATATATATTCTTCCAATATTTCTTATTGACCTTAACAATTATAAACAGTTATGATGTAAGTAATAATCAATTGATAACGATTATCATTATCGTATTTACATAGGAGGATTAAGAATGCACAACAAGATCATCAACATCAAAACAATCTTAATTACCGTTTCAGTGCTTGTTTTGATTGGTGTTTTGGTTTGGCAGGGAGTTTATTTCAATGGAAATCCTGATCCTACCGCTAAGCACATCTCTCCAACAGCTGCTGTTATCAATACCGCCATATTAGTGTTTAGAGAAGGACTAGAAGCTATACTTGTTTTAGCCGCTATTATCTCTGGGCTCATTCGTAAAAAACAAGATGATTACTGGAAACCGATTTCTATCGGAGCAGGTGTTTCATTCATTGCCACTCTTGCTACTTGGTTTATCGTTGTTGCAATCATCTCTTCAGTCAATGCTTCACAATTAAACATACAAGCTTTTACAGGAATTTTAGCAGTAGTTGTTTTATTAATTATTCTTAATTGGTTCTTCCATAAAATATATTGGACTGGTTGGATTAAGCTTCACAATAATAAGAAACAACAATTGATCGGTCAGAAAAATACAGAAGTATCTGCAAGCGCATTCTGGTCTCTATTTATAGTTGGTTTAACATCTGTCTATAGAGAAGGTTTCGAAGTTGTGCTGTTCCTACAAAACTTACGATTAAAAGTGGGTTCCGATATTATTCTTCAAGGTACTTTAATTGGATTGGCTTTCACTATGGTTGTAGGAGTACTAACCTTTTTGTTCCAGAAGAAATTGCCTCACAAAAAAATGCTGGTATTTACAGGAGTACTTTTGGTTATGGTTCTTGCCGTGATGGTGGGAGAAACCGTACAAGAAATGCAGCAGGCTGGATGGATGAGCACTACACAAATTGGCTTACATTTTCCTGATTGGCTTGGAGTATGGTTCTGTGTCTTCCCTAACGTTGAAGGATTATCCCTTCAAGCAGTTGCAGTCGTTTATGTTGTGGGTTCTTATTTCTTACAACGTTATCTTACTAAGCGGAAAGCATTAAAAAAGTTAAGTTCAGTAAAAACAGCTTAAGATGTAGTAGAACAAAAAGGAGCAACTTTTTTAGTTGCTCCTTTTTTATATTACAAGAGCACGTTGGATCAAATAAAAAGCAATACCTTAGAATACCTAGGATTTTTAATGAATAAAAATAACATGGACATACTTTTACGTAGTCAAATCATAATTAATAGGGGGTATATAGTGTAATGCATGGAGCTGGAGCTAACAAAAAATCTTTTGGACATCAAAAAGTAAATGTTCAAAAAAGATCGACGAATCCCCCAAGAAATAAGAGTGGATATTTTTCCATCATCTTATTAGTATTGACTCTTTTTATCGTTTTAAAATTATTGCCGCTAAATACTTTTTCGTTTATTTCCCACGTCAATTTATCTCATTTCCAACAATATCAAACCAGTACAAAAAAAGTTCCAGAGCGCTCAAAAACTACACATCAAAATACGGACACAGCTGGGCAAGTTACAAATCAAATAATTAAAGAGTTGAAATCCCAAAATTATGATGTCGTTTATGTTAGTGTGCAAAATTCACCAATCACCATTGATATGGTCATTCCATCAAGTGAAGAAAAACATTATTACGATATTAAAAGCCTTGTTTCCACTATTCTTCACAATGATCAATTATCAACTGCCAAGTTGAATATTCACAACTATAACGATGAAAAAGAAGACCTAACTAACTTTGATAATTTGATCAATCATTAACGATAGATTAGTTTCTAATTATACAGAACCTTCCTTTATAATATCTCAAAGGCTTCATCACCAAGAATAAAACGCGTCAAGTAGACAGTGGAAATAATAAAAAATACTCTAAGCGGCTTTAGCTCTATATTCCATAGGGCTAAGGCCGTTTAGTCGTTTTTGATATCGGTCATTATTATAGAAATGAATATATTCATCTATCGCGTTAGAAAGCTCTTCAAAGGTCGAATATTTATGTAAGTAATACTTCTCAGATTTCAAGGTGCCTCAAAAGGATTCCATAGGTCCGTTATCTATACTTCTGCCTACTCGTGACATACTTTGAGTCAACTTTATCTATTCTTCGTATAAATCCATTTCTCTCACCGAAATCATTTACATGGACATCATTTCAAAGTCAACAGATTTTAGATTCTTACTTACACATCGTACAATCAATTAATGTACGACAAATAAAATGGACTAGTTACCTACTGATATAGACTCTATACAATATATAATTATTCTGATAAATTGATATCGAAATTCGATATCGAAGTACGAAATGAGGTGATAATATCGAGGAACGTGTTCTACGAAAATTGTTTCTTGGATTTATTCAAATTCACATTTTGCATCACGCAAAAATGGAACCCATTTATGGCATGTGGATGTTAGAGGAATTAGCGGAACACGGATACAACTTAAGTGCTGGTACGTTGTATCCCGTATTACACACGATGGAAAAGGAAGGTCTTCTATTTAAAGAAAATCGGCTTGTAGAAGGAAAAATCAGAAAATATTACACCACAACCACTCTCGGTACGGAAGTTCTTGATGAAGCCAGAAAAAAGGCATACGAGTTGTTTAAAGAGATTAAAGATTAGGGGGAATGTCAGTTGAAACGGATATTGGAGGTTTTAAAGGTTTCCACCCGATTAGGACTCACATCATTTGGAGGACCAATTGCACACTTGGGATACTTTCATGAGGAGTATGTAAAACGTAGAAATTGGTTAGATGAAAAGAGTTATGCAGATTTGGTTGCTCTTTGTCAATTCCTTCCTGGACCTGCAAGCAGTCAAGTTGGAATTGCCATCGGTATTCAACGCGCTGGATTGATCGGTGGGCTTATGGCCTGGATTGGTTTTACCCTCCCCTCTGCCATTACACTAATGGTGTTTGCTTGGGTACTTAAAGGACTAAATATCCAGCACGCAGGTTGGTTGCATGGTTTGATGATTGTAGCTGTTGCTGTTGTCGCTCAAGCGGTCTGGGGAATGGCAAGTAAGCTTGCAACAGGGAGATTACGAAGCACGATTGCAATACTTTCCGCTATCGCTACACTATTGGTACCTACATCCATGATTCAAGTTCTTCTTATTATTGTATCAGGAATCATCGGATGGAAATTCTTCGAAAAAAATGCGTCACAAGAAATCCAACCGATAAAAATTCCGATTAGCCAAAAAACAGGCATTACTTTTCTTACGCTATTCTTTGGATTTCTAATTGTTTTACCTCTATTAAGACTGGGTATTCACAATCAGGGATTGGCAATGTTTGATAGCTTTTACCGCGCAGGGGCATTAGTTTTTGGTGGAGGTCACGTTGTCCTGCCGTTATTACAAAGAGATGTAGTGCCAACAGGCTGGATGACAAATTCACAATTTCTAGCAGGTTACGGAGCAACACAAGCAATGCCAGGTCCTTTGTTTACCTTTTCCTCCTACCTTGGTTTTGTGTCAAAAACGTTTCCTAACGGCATTACTGGCGGTGTGCTAGCACTCATTGCCATTTTCCTGCCTGCATTTTTACTTGTAGCAGGTGCACTTCCCTTTTGGAATACCCTTCGTTCTAGACCAGGATTCCAATCAGCACTTGCTGGAATCAATGCATCTGTGGTCGGTATCTTAATTGCTGCCTTATATAACCCTGTTTGGACGAGTGCAATCAAGACCCCATATGATTTCTGTCTAGCACTCATCGCATTTGGTTTACTCATGATTTGGAAACTTCCGCCTTGGATTGTTGTAATTATTTCTGCACTTGGCGGGATCGTAATATCCGCTCTTGCTTAGGAGATAAATCCACAAAACAATTTATAAATGGTCGATATATGTTTAGATTACCTATCAAAAATTCATATCTGTGAAACAATGCTTACTGAACAGACGTTAGTGCAACAAAGAAAAAAATTCAGTTTACACTGCACCTCTAACTGGTAGTTACGGCTAACAAATGGGGTGCAGTTCAAGGTAGGTCTCTGTTATGTATCAAATTCATGTTAGTAATTCATCTTTTTAAACTTAAATTTCTTCTTTTGGAATAATTCCTGCTTCTTTGTGTTCTCCAAGTTTTTTTACCATTGATATCGCATCATCTTTTTGCTTCGTTAAAGGAGAAAATATTTGTGATGAAAAATTTGCAGGATTTAAAATTTTCGTCTCATGATTGAGAAATAGTTGGGAGTATTTGCAGAATCCCAATTTTTTCGTTTGACTCAAAAATTATGGTTAACTTGAACCTCAGCAATTTGAGCATATGTCAATTGAAATATTTTTGCCCCAAAAGGTTGACCAGTCATCATTTCCGTCTTGATAATAATAACCCTTCTGTCTATACAAATAAGCGCCTCTTTACAGGCTCCCTGAATGTTAGCTCAACTTAAATGGAGGGTGAATCCAGTTTTATAATGTTTTCACTAAAAAAGATTGGTAACAAATAGCTACCAATCCCTAGAGAAAGATCTAGAATATTTGTATCTAAGTCTTCAATTATAGATATTTCCTTTGCACCGCTCTGCCATCGTAGCTAAAGACCATTTCCTTGCCTTCTACTACAGATTCCATATGCACACTCCTGCCCCAAAGCTGATGGATATACGGCAAAACCTTTTCAAGGTATTTGAGATCTAATTCCACCCCTTCATACCAGTGCTTTAAATAAAGTTCCCCATTACGCAAATAGTCCCCATCCAGGACCGTAATGTAAGGAAAACCTCCGTTTACCCGCATGCTTACGAGCTGATCCCGCACATTTTTCCATTCCTTATCAATTACTTTGTAGTCCCTTCCTTGTTTTTGGAATAAATACATGTCTTCCCTTGTGACTAAATCCTTGGTCAAATAATTTCGCAAAAAAGAGATATCCGATTCAACTTCCCTGACCTCAAACATTTTCTCCCTGCCGGAATTGGGCTTTTCCCCCAATTTCTTCATTTCTTCAGTCGGGTTATTCCAGCGCTCTTCAATATCCTCAAAAATCTTAATCCCCAAATAATAAGGGTTAATCCCTGTTCTGGATGGCTGTACAACGCCTGCGTTTAACTTAGCAAACTCAATGGCCTCATCGCTGGTAAGGTCCAACTCACGCAAAATCCGCTGATGCCAGAACGATGCCCAGCCCTCATTCATGATCTTAGTTTCAAGCTGAGGCCAGAAATACAGCATTTCTTCGCGAATCATCGTCATGATATCGCGCTGCCACTCCGTTAGTTCCCGGCTGTATTGTTCAATAAACAGCACAATATCTTTTTCCGGCTGAGGGGGCAGTTTCTTTTTTCTTTTCTTTGGAGGTTCTTTTTTCTCCTTTGAATCCAATGACCATAAATCATCATAGGGAGAAGACTTTTCACGCTCTTCCTCTTCCCATATATCCTCGTCGTCAAGCGTCCAGGCCAGCTTTGGCCGCATTAATGAAGGATCAATATGCTCTTCAATAGCCAAAACCGCATCAACAAACGTTTCCACTTCCCGTTTACCGTATTTCAGTTCATAAGCACGAATCCTTTCAGCTGTGGCAGCCATGCTTTCCACCATATCTCTTTTTGTATTTCCAAAACGAATGTTATTTTTAAAAAAGTCGCAATGTGCCAATACGTGGGCTACAATCAGTTTATTTTGTATAAGCGAATTAGAATCCAGCAAAAAAGCATAGCATGGATTCGAATTGATGACCAGCTCATATATCTTGCTTAAGCCTAAGTCATATTGCAGCTTCATCTTAAAAAACTGCTTTCCAAAACTCCAATGGGAAAATCGAGTAGGCATCCCATAAGCACCAAAGGTATAAATAATATCAGCTGGGCAGATTTCATACCTCATTGGATAGAAATCCAGCCCAAAGCCAGAAGCGATTTCCGTAATTTCAGCAATAGCATATTCCAATGCCTTATGCTCACTTTGATTCACTCGCCATTCCCCCTTTTTTCTTCTTAAGACAATGTATGAAAAAAAGAAGGAAATCATGAAACAGGAAAAGCGAAACTTCCTCCAGTGGTATTCTAAAAGCAGGGGCTGCAACGATTAAAGTATTTTTTTCCAAACGGGGGAAATCAATTTCAAAATGGCTTTATGACTTTATCATGCAAATAGTCATTTCAATCAGCCCAAAAAGGATTTGGCTATAATACCAAATCCTTCTCAAATTTTATAATCTTTTATTCCCTTGTGCACCAGCATGCATACCAGCTAGAAACACCGGCAGTATACTAATAAACAAAAGGCACGATGATAAAATAAAGACCCATTCAATTCCGGCATGCTGCAGCAGCCATCCCGCTCCCAGGCTGGCTAAGCCAAATACAAGTGTTGTAATGGCTCCCTGCGCGGCAAATACATTTGGAAGCTTATCAAGAGAAGCTTCGGCTTGTATAAACGTGTGTAAAATAATTCCTTTTACTTGATCAAAAAAACCAAAAAGCAATGACAAAATAAGGGCAAATATGGAATTATGGGTCAGCCCGAACACCGCTGTTACCAGCGCGGTCACAAAGCTTGATACCCAGAAAATCCTTACCTGCCTTCCTGCTATCAACGAATGAATTTTTATCAAAGCAAGACTGGCAAAAATAAGCCCTGTACAAAAGGCGCCATTGATAAATCCCCACCATTCTACACTTGTATGAAGCTGTTTCTCCACGTAAATATATAGAATAGCCGCAATCCATACCACACCTGCTGCTGACTCAAGAAGATAAACCATCTGCGTGAAGCGTAAAGGTTTGTTTCTCCATAATTCATAAAAACCCTCTGTTACTTTTTCAAAATAACCAGTGACAGTTTCTCTATGAGCAGACTTCTGATCGTTCATTATCACAGGGATGGTCATCATAAAAAAAGTACTGATAATGTAGCATACACCAGTTACCAACATAGTTCCTTCAGGCTGAATAATGGCAGTCATCATCCCTCCCGCAGTCCAGCCGGCAAATTGAATGGCTTGGTCAAGTGTAGAAAGGAAGCCATTTGACTTAAGCAGGTCTTCACGCCTGACAATAAATGGTACCAATACATTGGCAGCAGGAAGCGCCCAGCCATCCAGAAACGCAATGAGCGCAGCTAAAATAAAGATGGACAACAGGCCGTCATAATGCATAAAGATTAAAAAGAATAAACAAAACAGAAGTATGGTTTTTAACCCCTGTGTTCCTGCGAGAAGATTTTTTAGTGTATATCGATCCAAAACAATAGGGGCTATTATGCTGCTTAAAAATTTCGCGAAGGTGATAATAAAAGGCACCAATGCCATTTGAACTGCCGAGCCGGTTAACTGATACACCACCGCAATTAAGGCGACAATATACAGAACATCTCCGAGATTGGCACAGGATTGACCTACCCATAAATACCGGAAGGCTTTATTACGCATTTCCTTTCCTCCTTAAAAATATTTAGTTGATTAAATGAAGGAAGGAAAATCACATTGGACATTATCACCTTTCTTAGAATGGGAAGAATCCCCATTCTCATGGTTTAAATTACCTTTATTATATCATGAATGTTCATTAAGGCTCTTTGCTATTAATTTGATGCTTTTACTTTCAAATAACTAATTCGTGTTTTGTCCGTACTTGCGTTCAACTTTTCTAAATCAATTCAATGTTAAATGCAGAAGTTGCAAAGAACGAACTAATTTAACAGCGGATTATTCTTATACTCGCTGATCAAAATTCAGCATAATCTCCAACTTTTACAGCGACAAAAAAAAGCCTAACTACATACACTAACATCAACTCCTTAAATAAAGGAGGGGCTGACGAATGGTTTATGTTGATTATGATCGTGCCCTTTATTACACCCATCGTTCCGAGTGGGATAACCTGCTGATTTTAATGGTAAGGACAAAAGACGATTTACTATCGAAGCGAATTGAGCATCTTCTGCATGCGTACCATTTTTCACATGATTATAATGTTATCGAAAGGAGTTTATATTCACTCCTCCGCTATATTGATCATGCAAATGGTGCCTTAAAAACAACACAAGAAATTACCGGGGATGGTTATTTATACACGTAGGCAAGATGGCTGGGCTGCCATGAAGATCCAAACAAAAGAAATCCACCAATAAAAGCCTGCTTTTAGGGTCTCCTAAATGCAGGCTTTTTATTAGTGTTGATTTGGACACACTGGGGAATATAGCGGATACACAAGACTCCTGCTGTAAGCACCCTATCCGTCGTTGCATCTGAAGCCAAAATCAACAGGAAAGATTGTTAAAGTTCAAAACCAGCTCCAAACATTAAATTAACAATTCATTTGCGGGTTTTTTAAACATACTAAAAGCGGAATGAAGCGATCGAACCGACATTTCAAATTGAGAATAACAAAACGGAAACGTAATGTCATATTCCTCAAGTATCGCTCGATTACGATTAAACAGTACTTCATAATCAACTGCATCTTTTTTAAAAATTCTTAATTCTAAAATCGTAATAATTGTTTGTAAACTGGCTATCACTCTGTAGGAACCCTTTAATGTACTGAAATAATCAAATCGGCATGAGGAGGGACAAAGGATATTCAAATCCCTAAAATTAGCAATTTCTTCACCAGAATAAAACTGCGGAAAAATTTCTGTATACATATATTCCATTAGTTCAATTATTTTTTGTTGCTGCTCATCCGTAGATGCATATAAAATTTTCACTCTTAACACACCCTTATCTAATGTAGCTTATCTCCCATTTTTTTTTCTAAACTATTCACAAATAACTTGTGTGCGAATCAAGGTATTTCTTTGTATAATAAGTATGGCAATTAGTAGGAAGTACTCTGTTTAAAAATTGGAAATATGATGAACATTTAGGTAAACACGTTAATTTATATAGTGAATATATCACACAATTCAAGACGTTAACCGTGGTAATTATGCCCATAAGAAAGGAATTATTTTATGGAGATAACAAAAAACGGCACTTTATTCAATGTTGTTATACCAAAGGAATTAAATGGTTTTACCATTGAAAGAATCCTTAGAGAATATTGGCCGACGCCCAAAAAGCTGCTCCATCAAATTCGAATGGAGAAGTCCGTTATGATTAATGGCGATTACAAGAGCTGGACTGCCCCTTTATCTGCAGGAGACAAATTTTCTATAGCCATCTTTAAGGATGAAGATCCAGGTGTTACAGCCTGGAAAAGACCTATTGATGTATTGTTTGAGGACGACCACCTGCTGGTTGTCAATAAGCCGGAAGGAATGGATACCCACCCCAATAATGATGAACAAACAGATACTTTGGCTAATGCGGTTGCTTATTATTATGAAAAAAACAATATATCCTGCAGAGTGCGCCATGTCCATCGCCTCGACAGGGATACCACCGGGGCTGTCCTTTTTGCTAAGACTGCCTGGAGCCATGCTATCCTGGATCACATGCTGACTGAAAGAAAAGTAAAAAGAACATACTGGGCACTGGTACATGGCTTTTTAAATCCTGACTCTGGTCTAATTAATAAAGCCATTGGCCGCGATCGACACCATCCTACAAGGAGAAGGGTATCTCCATCTGGCCAGCACGCCATTACCCATTATCATGTGTTAGATACTATTAAAAAGGAAAAACTTTCACTAGTTGCATGTACCCTGGATACTGGAAGAACTCATCAAATTAGGGTTCATATGAGTTTTTTAGGGCATCCTCTGGCTGGCGATACATTATATGGAGGGAAACCTATCTATCAAAGGCAGGCTCTTCATGCACGAAAGCTTCAATTTGTGCATCCTTTTACTAAGGTAAACATAGAGTGTACTGCACCTTTTCTTGATGAACCTCCTATCTTTGAAGCCTTTCTTAAATAGCTCGGAAAGAATCGTATTCAAAGTGGATTAAGCTTCCTTTGATTTAAAGTACTTACTTTTTTCATCGTCTAATAATGAAATTTATTAAGCCAGTATATTTAGGGAAAGACTCTTATCGTAAAAATATCTTACGAAAAGATGCAACGAAGACAGACAACATACGGAATGATGCCTTGTACGTAAAGCAACAATCTAAAAAAACTCAGATATCCGCTTTCCGATAGGCACTGGAGCTGGACAGAGAATAAACCGGATAAGTATTTACCGAAAAAAGGAAACAAACTAAAAACTTTGTTTCCTTTTTCCATCCCTTCCTTGTGTTACCAATTAAGAAAAGAACAAAAAGGGACATCTCTTAATACTCTGCTTCCTTTAGCCCCATGGAAATATATTTCATTTCCACATATTCCATCATTCCCTCTCGCCCGCCTTCTTTTCCCTGTCCAGATTGTTTTATTCCGCCAAACGGCGCTTCAGCCGCTGCAGGGAATACATCATTTATCCCAATAATTCCATACTCCAGCTGCTCCATGACCCGCCATGCCCGATTAATATTCTCTGTAAATACATATGATGCTAATCCGTAGCTTGTCAGATTAGCTTTTTCTATGGCTTCTTCTTCACTTGTAAAAGACTGGATAGGCACTACAGGACCAAATGTTTCCTCTTTCATTACCAGCATCTCGTCCGTAATTCCTGTTAAAACGGTAGGCGTATAATAGAAGCCTTTTAAATTTTTTGAAAGAGATGGACGATTGCCTCCTGCGGTGATGGAGGCTCCCTTATTTATTGCATCCTGGACATGGCTTTGTACTTTTTCAAGAGCATGATTGTCTATCAATGGCCCTATCTCGATTCCGGTTTCCAGTCCATTCCCCATCTTCAATTGCTTCACTTTTTCAACGAGCTTTTTTACAAAATGATTGTAAATGGATTCTTGGACATAAATTCTGTTTGCACAGATGCAGGTTTGTCCAGCATTTCTAAATTTACTCATGAGCGACAAGCTTACAGCCTGGTCAATATCTGCATCTTCAAAAACAAGAATGGGAGCGTGGCCCCCCAGCTCCAGAGAAAGCTTTTTTACATTATCGGCACTGCTCCGCATTAGATGTTTTCCCACCTCTGTGGATCCCGTGAACGTTATCAGCCTCACATCCTGTTCTTCCAGCCATGCTTTTCCTATTGAAGCAGGATCACCCGTTACCAGGTTTAAGACTCCTTTTGGAAGACCAGCCTCCTCAAAAATTTTCACAAGCCCAACTGCTGATAACGGCGTTTGTTCTGCCGGTTTTAAAACAACCGTACAGCCGGCTGCTAACGCTGGACCCAGTTTTCTCGCAATCATAGAGCTGGGAAAATTCCATGGAGTAATGGCAGCAACGACTCCTATAGGTTGAGGAATCGTAAACAACCTTTTCCCCTTATTGGAGGAGGGGATCATTTCTCCGTATATCCGGTTTGCTTCTTCTGCATACCAGAGCAAGTAGCTTGCAGCAGAGGCTATTTCTCCTCTCGATTCAGCCAGGGGCTTCCCTTGTTCCGTTGTTAAAATAACGGCTAAGTCCTCCTGCCTTTCCATCATGAGCTGATAGGCTCGATATAAATATCCGGATCGCTCCCTTGCTGTTTTAGCCGACCATAAAGGGAGCGCGTCCTTTGCGGCCTGAACTGCGAGCCTGGCATCCTTTTCATCGCCATATGAAAAAGACATGATGTGCTCAAGTGTTGCCGGGTTTAAAACGGCTTCTGTTTTTCCTCCGGCGGCCTCTCTCCAAACGCCATCTATAAAGATGGTGTTTTCTTTTATACCGTTTATCTTCATTTTTCGCGCCTCCCATAACCATATTCTCAAGGAATCAATCATAGAGTTTATTCAAGATTTTGCTGCTGCCTTATCGACTTCAAATGGCCAGGCAGGAAGCATTTTGTTTAAAGGCTTATCTTCCCTGTAGCCTAATACATATTCCGCTTGCATAATGGTATGGATTTCACGTGTTCCTTCATATATAACGGGTGCTTTTGAGTTTCTTAAATAAC is a genomic window containing:
- the copZ gene encoding copper chaperone CopZ, with protein sequence MEKITLEVQGMSCGHCVKAVEGSVGALEGVKEVKVHLSESLVDIEYNIEKVSLDTIKETIDDQGYDVIKERAHA
- a CDS encoding metal-sensitive transcriptional regulator; this translates as MENNENFERPLEHSDKNSHHSDKIKKNLVTRLNRVEGQVRGIKGLIEKDTYCDDVINQIAATQSALNSVAKILLEGHLKGCVLDRLNQGDTDVLDEFLGTVQRLLKK
- a CDS encoding FTR1 family iron permease; translation: MHNKIINIKTILITVSVLVLIGVLVWQGVYFNGNPDPTAKHISPTAAVINTAILVFREGLEAILVLAAIISGLIRKKQDDYWKPISIGAGVSFIATLATWFIVVAIISSVNASQLNIQAFTGILAVVVLLIILNWFFHKIYWTGWIKLHNNKKQQLIGQKNTEVSASAFWSLFIVGLTSVYREGFEVVLFLQNLRLKVGSDIILQGTLIGLAFTMVVGVLTFLFQKKLPHKKMLVFTGVLLVMVLAVMVGETVQEMQQAGWMSTTQIGLHFPDWLGVWFCVFPNVEGLSLQAVAVVYVVGSYFLQRYLTKRKALKKLSSVKTA
- a CDS encoding PadR family transcriptional regulator produces the protein MEERVLRKLFLGFIQIHILHHAKMEPIYGMWMLEELAEHGYNLSAGTLYPVLHTMEKEGLLFKENRLVEGKIRKYYTTTTLGTEVLDEARKKAYELFKEIKD
- a CDS encoding chromate transporter — protein: MKRILEVLKVSTRLGLTSFGGPIAHLGYFHEEYVKRRNWLDEKSYADLVALCQFLPGPASSQVGIAIGIQRAGLIGGLMAWIGFTLPSAITLMVFAWVLKGLNIQHAGWLHGLMIVAVAVVAQAVWGMASKLATGRLRSTIAILSAIATLLVPTSMIQVLLIIVSGIIGWKFFEKNASQEIQPIKIPISQKTGITFLTLFFGFLIVLPLLRLGIHNQGLAMFDSFYRAGALVFGGGHVVLPLLQRDVVPTGWMTNSQFLAGYGATQAMPGPLFTFSSYLGFVSKTFPNGITGGVLALIAIFLPAFLLVAGALPFWNTLRSRPGFQSALAGINASVVGILIAALYNPVWTSAIKTPYDFCLALIAFGLLMIWKLPPWIVVIISALGGIVISALA
- a CDS encoding MFS transporter, yielding MRNKAFRYLWVGQSCANLGDVLYIVALIAVVYQLTGSAVQMALVPFIITFAKFLSSIIAPIVLDRYTLKNLLAGTQGLKTILLFCLFFLIFMHYDGLLSIFILAALIAFLDGWALPAANVLVPFIVRREDLLKSNGFLSTLDQAIQFAGWTAGGMMTAIIQPEGTMLVTGVCYIISTFFMMTIPVIMNDQKSAHRETVTGYFEKVTEGFYELWRNKPLRFTQMVYLLESAAGVVWIAAILYIYVEKQLHTSVEWWGFINGAFCTGLIFASLALIKIHSLIAGRQVRIFWVSSFVTALVTAVFGLTHNSIFALILSLLFGFFDQVKGIILHTFIQAEASLDKLPNVFAAQGAITTLVFGLASLGAGWLLQHAGIEWVFILSSCLLFISILPVFLAGMHAGAQGNKRL
- a CDS encoding SpoVR family protein is translated as MNQSEHKALEYAIAEITEIASGFGLDFYPMRYEICPADIIYTFGAYGMPTRFSHWSFGKQFFKMKLQYDLGLSKIYELVINSNPCYAFLLDSNSLIQNKLIVAHVLAHCDFFKNNIRFGNTKRDMVESMAATAERIRAYELKYGKREVETFVDAVLAIEEHIDPSLMRPKLAWTLDDEDIWEEEEREKSSPYDDLWSLDSKEKKEPPKKRKKKLPPQPEKDIVLFIEQYSRELTEWQRDIMTMIREEMLYFWPQLETKIMNEGWASFWHQRILRELDLTSDEAIEFAKLNAGVVQPSRTGINPYYLGIKIFEDIEERWNNPTEEMKKLGEKPNSGREKMFEVREVESDISFLRNYLTKDLVTREDMYLFQKQGRDYKVIDKEWKNVRDQLVSMRVNGGFPYITVLDGDYLRNGELYLKHWYEGVELDLKYLEKVLPYIHQLWGRSVHMESVVEGKEMVFSYDGRAVQRKYL